One genomic region from Oceanicoccus sp. KOV_DT_Chl encodes:
- the trmH gene encoding tRNA (guanosine(18)-2'-O)-methyltransferase TrmH, whose translation MTPERYHKIHSILARRQPDLTVVTDYVHKGRNLSAIVRTADAVGVGDVHCVIGDKDYTAFRGTALGSHRYVKVHRHRQLSAPVDDLKRQGFQVVAAHLSAEAVDYHQVDFCQPTALLLGAEKEGLSELGSELADIHITIPMVGMVESFNVSVAAGIILNEARHQRQQQGLYGQQRIDQASYDQLFFEWAHPKIRDFCRSNGLAYPPLREDGEIDNPSQWYADMRDIIATRKTA comes from the coding sequence ATGACGCCAGAACGCTATCACAAGATCCATTCCATTCTTGCTCGTCGCCAGCCTGATCTGACGGTTGTTACCGATTATGTTCATAAAGGTCGAAACCTGTCAGCGATTGTACGCACTGCTGATGCTGTGGGGGTTGGTGACGTGCACTGTGTGATTGGTGATAAGGATTACACGGCGTTCCGTGGCACCGCGCTGGGCAGTCATCGTTATGTTAAGGTGCATCGTCATCGACAATTATCGGCGCCCGTAGATGATTTAAAACGGCAGGGCTTTCAAGTGGTCGCAGCGCATTTATCGGCTGAGGCGGTAGATTATCATCAGGTCGATTTTTGCCAGCCTACAGCTTTGTTATTGGGTGCTGAGAAAGAGGGGCTCAGTGAATTGGGTAGTGAGTTGGCGGATATCCATATCACCATACCTATGGTTGGCATGGTGGAGTCATTCAATGTTTCGGTGGCGGCCGGGATTATTCTAAATGAAGCACGGCATCAACGGCAGCAACAAGGTTTGTATGGTCAGCAGCGGATTGATCAGGCGAGCTACGATCAATTATTTTTTGAATGGGCGCATCCCAAAATTCGTGATTTTTGTCGCAGCAATGGTCTGGCTTACCCACCCTTGCGTGAGGACGGCGAGATTGATAACCCATCACAGTGGTACGCAGATATGCGTGACATTATTGCTACAAGGAAAACCGCTTAA
- a CDS encoding DUF1214 domain-containing protein, whose amino-acid sequence MSDNSDKTAIEQGIVDGSAWANFCDSLKEAGDIILRSETPNDVFNRAEGYRYLTRLLRAGLESNIESSDPRFPRFFQLANETIKIGNDNPDNIYQNVNLDGRLDYRITGTRGTVPYISFGTKAGSYATTGTMEPSGQLEVGDMQINEDGTFEIIVSSTKQEGNWLPMREDTSNMVVRQTFNDRNKEVPAELHIECISARENNYLQPLAFIEQLNRSVNFVKGTANLFVDWMEIYREHINKLPSDNQLRCQQAGGDASIHYFQSFWKLAPDEALVVTAKKIPNCSTWNFQLSNYWMESLDYRYYTISVNKHSASYNADGSVTIVVAHSNPGEKYPNWLNTTGHDQGGMLFRWIEADDHPPVDAEVVKFADL is encoded by the coding sequence ATGAGTGACAATAGTGATAAAACGGCTATTGAACAGGGTATTGTTGATGGTAGCGCCTGGGCAAATTTTTGCGACAGTTTAAAAGAAGCGGGCGATATTATTCTACGCAGTGAAACACCAAACGATGTGTTTAATCGCGCAGAGGGTTATCGATATTTAACGCGCTTGTTGCGAGCTGGCCTGGAAAGCAATATAGAATCCAGTGATCCGCGTTTCCCCCGTTTTTTTCAGCTCGCCAATGAAACTATAAAAATTGGCAACGATAATCCCGATAATATCTATCAAAACGTCAATCTCGACGGCCGTTTGGATTACCGTATCACCGGGACTCGCGGTACGGTGCCGTATATCAGTTTTGGCACCAAGGCTGGTAGTTATGCCACTACCGGCACCATGGAACCCAGCGGTCAATTGGAAGTGGGGGATATGCAGATTAATGAAGATGGTACGTTTGAAATTATTGTTAGCAGTACCAAGCAAGAGGGCAATTGGCTGCCGATGCGTGAAGACACCAGTAATATGGTGGTGCGTCAGACGTTTAATGATCGCAACAAAGAAGTGCCGGCGGAATTGCATATAGAGTGTATCTCTGCGCGGGAAAATAATTATTTACAGCCATTGGCCTTTATAGAACAACTTAATCGCAGCGTTAATTTTGTCAAAGGTACCGCCAATTTATTTGTCGACTGGATGGAAATTTACCGCGAGCATATCAATAAACTCCCTTCTGATAATCAGCTGCGTTGCCAGCAAGCTGGTGGGGATGCCAGCATCCATTATTTTCAAAGTTTTTGGAAACTGGCGCCAGATGAAGCCTTGGTGGTAACGGCCAAAAAGATTCCCAATTGTTCAACCTGGAATTTTCAACTGTCTAACTACTGGATGGAGTCGCTGGATTATCGTTATTACACTATTTCAGTCAATAAGCATTCTGCAAGTTATAATGCTGATGGTTCAGTGACGATTGTTGTCGCCCATAGTAATCCTGGAGAAAAATACCCTAATTGGTTGAATACAACAGGACATGATCAGGGTGGTATGTTGTTTCGCTGGATAGAAGCTGATGACCATCCGCCAGTTGATGCTGAAGTTGTTAAATTTGCCGATTTATAG
- a CDS encoding sulfotransferase — protein sequence MTDEYAIPEVNLETDSLLQEAIATEQGLTDFGDESFRQPFEILIKSLQDEANLNQLGRFMQHQRTMNSLRNRLRMEQWIKQYPEILDEELLPITVIVGLTRTGTTMLHRILASDSRFYAPLWYEVRNPAPYMDWDANGQDQRIAEATAEVEQMLAANPELASIHPMDPVGADEEILLLEHSFYSYVPNSFFHVPTYGDYVAQADNTPAYEYLKKQLQFLQWQKKRRGETAERWLLKAPHHLHFMSTLLKVFPGIQVIATHRDPVVTIPSTASFYYNLWLMGSENPNKLTVADEVCDVFARGVAHTMQAREGNESQFFDAWFKDTVSRPFEVIQEMYDFIGMEFTDEARAAMEQHREDNQRGDRPSHEYTLEEYGYSESSLRQRFADYCQRFID from the coding sequence GTGACTGATGAATATGCAATTCCTGAAGTGAATCTTGAGACAGATAGCTTGTTGCAGGAAGCCATTGCCACCGAACAAGGGTTGACAGATTTTGGTGATGAATCATTTCGCCAGCCTTTTGAAATTTTAATTAAATCGTTACAGGATGAAGCCAACCTCAATCAGCTTGGCCGATTTATGCAGCATCAGCGCACAATGAATAGTTTGCGTAATCGTCTGCGTATGGAACAGTGGATTAAACAATACCCGGAAATTCTGGATGAAGAGTTGTTGCCCATTACGGTGATTGTCGGTTTGACCCGCACTGGTACCACTATGCTGCACCGCATTCTGGCCAGCGACTCCCGTTTCTATGCGCCGCTCTGGTATGAAGTACGCAATCCGGCGCCTTATATGGATTGGGATGCTAATGGTCAGGATCAGCGTATTGCCGAAGCGACCGCTGAAGTTGAACAAATGCTCGCGGCTAATCCGGAGCTGGCATCGATTCACCCGATGGACCCGGTAGGTGCGGATGAAGAGATTTTATTGCTGGAGCACAGCTTTTATAGTTATGTGCCCAATTCTTTTTTTCATGTGCCGACTTATGGTGACTATGTCGCTCAGGCTGATAACACACCAGCGTATGAGTACCTAAAAAAACAGTTACAGTTTTTGCAGTGGCAAAAGAAACGCCGTGGCGAAACAGCTGAACGTTGGTTATTGAAAGCGCCACACCACTTGCATTTTATGTCCACCTTATTAAAAGTGTTTCCGGGAATACAGGTGATAGCTACCCATCGGGACCCGGTTGTCACCATTCCGTCTACCGCCAGTTTTTATTACAACCTGTGGTTAATGGGGAGCGAAAACCCCAATAAATTAACCGTTGCCGATGAGGTGTGTGATGTGTTTGCCCGGGGTGTTGCACATACCATGCAAGCGCGTGAAGGCAATGAATCACAGTTTTTTGATGCCTGGTTTAAAGATACTGTGTCACGCCCCTTTGAAGTCATTCAAGAGATGTACGACTTTATCGGTATGGAGTTTACTGATGAGGCGAGGGCAGCGATGGAACAGCACCGTGAAGATAACCAGCGTGGCGACCGCCCTTCCCATGAATATACGCTGGAAGAGTATGGGTATAGTGAATCGTCTCTACGGCAGCGCTTTGCTGATTACTGCCAGCGCTTCATTGATTGA